A genomic stretch from Lagenorhynchus albirostris chromosome 12, mLagAlb1.1, whole genome shotgun sequence includes:
- the LOC132530790 gene encoding cyclin-dependent kinase 2-associated protein 1-like, with amino-acid sequence MSHSPNLTAHMPAASLSASGSVHPPSTSMVTSSQYRQLLSDYGPPSLGYAQETGKSQVPQSKYAELLAIIAELGREVRPLSAGSWSAMESLKRGIIHARGLVRECLAETERKAGS; translated from the coding sequence ATGTCTCACAGCCCGAACTTGACCGCGCACATGCCCGCCGCCTCCCTCAGCGCCTCTGGGAGCGTCCACCCGCCCTCCACCAGTATGGTGACGTCTTCCCAGTACCGCCAGCTGCTGAGTGACTACGGGCCGCCATCTCTGGGCTACGCCCAGGAAACTGGAAAGAGCCAGGTGCCCCAGAGCAAATATGCGGAGCTGCTGGCCATCATCgcagagctggggagagaggtCAGACCCCTCTCCGCGGGCAGCTGGAGCGCGATGGAGAGCCTGAAACGCGGCATCATCCACGCACGAGGGTTGGTGCGGGAGTGCTTGGCAGAAACGGAACGGAAGGCCGGGTCCTAG